Proteins found in one Gigantopelta aegis isolate Gae_Host chromosome 12, Gae_host_genome, whole genome shotgun sequence genomic segment:
- the LOC121386278 gene encoding serine-rich adhesin for platelets-like isoform X6 — translation MVSGLFGASSAPVLNVPLNEEETPQRKGSSGTIRSEGRLPHDATKSIGGGVLPTYTSSDSINSHRSSNSSMRIRRIPSLLDGSTRFPKLEECAHFHYDFVELGPLQVNLCEEDRENYHHNESDGDGGGDHTYLIRVTSNGKGWTVRRTYLNFCMLDRQLHKCIYDRKFSHLVELSRDEENAKTNQELEMLLGRYLSRFSEIADSMLNCGSVLNWLEIDNRGNRLLAVDDSGINTPAIAAAHVVKRYNSQAADEISLEVGDIVSVIDMPPPDDTIWWRGKRGFEVGFFPSECVEVIGDKVPSSVASRIPQPSASRKPLLRKHGKLITFLRTFFSTRPARNQLKQSGIVKERVFGCDLGEHLLNSGHDVPLVLKSCTEVIERHGIVDGIYRLSGITSNIQKLRLAFDEDRVPDLTSDCYLQDIHSISSLLKMYLRELPNPLLTYQLYDKFADAVRDEDNKLLKIHDVVQQLPPPHYRTTEYLMRHLARVAGYGLETGMHSKNLAIVWAPNLLRSKELEMGGGAAALQGVGIQAVVTECLICYCDIIFSDKMPSYSSPDLHKSQKKPRPKSLAISTPTRLLSLEEARERAFVGNLGLNPNQRYIDVGGGPQNLPNKYHTVIDLPGYSISFVTRKKLSSKESVKGKKSPVSGWKSFFSKPRSGSIKKARKQSDHGLPDTVSLGHSSQQAKALTEDDVHQWKKRLRTAKSAESLLSLASSSRSSSSHASKVNDNLMVVNVYGEEKRHMYHKRSLSSDATAILHHHSMYDGNREMAVDVNLGNDNHVTGTPTKGRKSRVDRPERQESFVRGDKTRQALHRRTPSAPNTPRNERSSSATRQKNSTPHKTFSQPALESRDPQHHYNGDESFSSEEAMDDEVTFRPRGDPATLVQVEQQGGMVTYIPRSDNREPGGVRRQGKSSSRSAEELTAHKRGAKSSPQSRKKAKGCGGEKSVGFAKHNDEVDSQNGGASSKRVQIDDAPVNKPIETQYFYSRHHDYAEILSDGESGDKVKEKSGSKETLINSDSQSKDSSFVCSPTSMTSLIDHIDQQFSGRVHFHLESPDRSPENRRGASSEENQVHTNTRDGQLVSEIKTENISTRPTDFQEVGSLQFKQVSAPEQSPHLPSSIEVLESNIKKIQHKPPPHMSKCLSVPLDIAKSLENVTSDSNFDLMSSVTISELSQSVDSFNLSLCGDSPMGDARRRRSASLDSLTDSPMTRTLREINLQIDTAFKRDVDRALELEDKGYNRHASSDNMMPLHIDEETITPTNPPEIDFPEYARIDKRKNTSTAVNKRHSGLFIELSPDKKISPTKEFDIISGNIRSPQRKVEFPREDSFPNIVPNKMNGNSPVDSAEKSSYIDRPSEIRIVETPAPQVIRAPLHVQQQQSVEQASITNVANICAQQDSSSSSSSSSSDSESDSSTASDSITSSVEFISHQPSPRSPRTQLQSDHSSPSAVSRRLGSYSAGCDSDAIDDLQWRQSPVFADVSQFVYGGRKSKTSPVDSGGQRSSPSVHFGSASSTDSSPRPSPRASPRQLLGGVDQFGGSAHHHPDHSCTGHLAVPGNCSPPHADWTPIPAPRKHLAQSDATHVSNTHDPGSKFMSSSTHDQRSKFMSSSYDQGSKFASSTHDQGSKFMTSFPCFSNGQFHSSPSLPEVHVDHNTMTIEKPTIKRSTTESGLADRIPSTTDQRREEYYSSQTFPRKDADRKHVHTHPDVLWLDSKSVEPMDVSPTTYGGGSGSPLPLTGQRSDQCQSNDYNLPGFRSHISDLLEPETSNTSTSFTISAPSRAVDPSYTMEVETCVEVTANYSSPSPSHSCLTIVNSGREEVPVSQHSSGYNPIPARANQSGMIPPQNTSVSADVCLQAASRSDCGLSPSSLFIEPTSPQTPTDGRVVSPNTKDYSADLAPPTREVMEMKRPTLKRGEKSPSLPRQMGQDDISRTVIIKEITSQRGDAKLVIECKPNLKKNIQTVHSRKVPHPPRQIAEAVDDVSDSVTPDMSSTGPSDVDPSGISSQDEDVFSDTSDAFTRFSVRSRRSPSGDKPHLLKCVSKRESTASKCEMSRFDDMIGSRSSLDESVLQLASERHDIFGASDSDGGDFNYNTGSLRVKRSQKMQSLVDLFEKVSDQNLAESGCQGDDKRLSMSLPTSSSTQQAERDQDTDDEAFFPPPRVSSISLTRRSRSRERVRKAGSDKENHITSRSPTPNRRQLSSSDRYAGGQQKSSSSPATKDYHGKGSAKYTSFSKPPRYRSGSRGRTHSESSTSESESSQHLDGSFHGRYGDPGGANTGGNDNSVLRDVNSSWGDKKSLVVQREGVERTPDRSGVQRRGSIKELMDFFESRQGEESSSTSGSTSTPSTTPTPTQPRRSRIQSGSPVRGDELSLATRDMATTSSLRLSLEIPSSAAVDANRKSQPLRLGPKPFYGAKH, via the exons agTATTGGAGGTGGTGTCCTGCCCACATACACCAGTTCGGACAGCATCAATTCACATcgcagtagtaacagtagtatgAGAATACGACGAATACCCAG TCTTCTCGATGGATCAACTCGTTTTCCGAAGCTTGAGGAATGCGCTCACTTTCACTACGATTTCGTTGAACTCGGCCCATTGCAG GTGAACCTGTGTGAGGAGGACCGCGAGAACTACCACCACAATGAGAGTGACGGTGACGGCGGTGGGGATCACACGTACCTGATCCGCGTCACGTCTAACGGCAAGGGCTGGACGGTCAGACGGACCTACCTCAACTTCTGTATGCTTGACCGCCAGCTACACAAGTGTATCTACGACCGCAAGTTCAGCCATCTCGTCGAGCTGTCGCGTGATGAAGAAAACGCAAAAACTAATCAG GAGCTGGAGATGTTACTGGGTCGGTATCTCAGTCGATTTTCCGAGATCGCCGACAGCATGCTCAACTGTGGCTCGGTGCTCAACTGGCTGGAG ATTGATAACCGTGGTAACCGACTGCTGGCGGTGGATGACTCGGGTATCAACACTCCAGCGATCGCCGCTGCCCACGTCGTCAAGCGCTACAACTCACAGGCTGCTGATGAGATCTCACTCGAG GTCGGGGATATCGTGTCAGTGATAGACATGCCCCCTCCTGATGATACGATCTGGTGGCGAGGAAAGAGAGGTTTCGAG gtgGGTTTCTTCCCCAGTGAGTGTGTAGAAGTGATAGGAGATAAAGTTCCATCTTCGGTCGCTTCACGGATACCTCAGCCCTCGGCATCAAGAAAACCTT TGTTGAGAAAGCATGGAAAGTTGATCACTTTTTTACGGACGTTTTTCTCCACCCGCCCAGCGAGAAACCAGCTGAAGCAGTCAGGGATCGTCAAGGAGCGAGTGTTCGGCTGCGACCTCGGGGAACATCTCCTCAACTCAGGACACGACG TTCCGCTGGTGTTGAAGAGCTGTACCGAGGTGATTGAACGACATGGTATCGTTGACGGTATCTACCGACTGTCGGGAATCACGTCAAACATCCAGAAACTCAG ACTGGCGTTTGACGAGGATCGTGTTCCTGACTTGACGTCTGACTGTTACCTTCAGGATATTCACAGTATTAGCTCCCTGCTCAAGATGTACCTCCGCGAACTGCCAAACCCCCTCCTCACCTACCAGCTCTATGACAAATTCGCT GATGCTGTGAGGGACGAGGACAACAAACTGTTGAAGATCCACGACGTCGTTCAGCAACTTCCTCCTCCTCATTACAG aacTACGGAGTACTTGATGAGGCACTTGGCCCGGGTGGCAGGGTATGGGCTGGAGACTGGCATGCATTCCAAGAACCTGGCCATCGTGTGGGCGCCAAATCTTCTCAG GTCTAAAGAGCTGGAGATGGGAGGTGGGGCGGCCGCGTTGCAGGGGGTCGGTATCCAGGCTGTTGTTACGGAGTGTCTCATCTGCTACTGTGATATTATTTTCAGTGATAAAATGCCTTCGTATTCCTCGCCTGATTTACATA AATCTCAGAAGAAGCCACGTCCGAAGTCGCTGGCGATCTCGACGCCCACCCGCCTACTGTCGCTGGAGGAGGCGCGAGAGCGGGCGTTTGTCGGGAATCTTGGGCTCAACCCCAACCAGCGCTACATTGATGTCGGGGGCGGGCCCCAGAACCTGCCTAACAAATACCACACGGTCATCGACCTGCCCGGATACAG TATTTCGTTTGTTACCAGGAAAAAACTGTCGAGTAAGGAAAGTGTGAAAGGAAAGAAATCCCCAGTGAGTGGGTGGAAGTCGTTCTTCTCCAAGCCACGATCTGGCAGCATCAAGAAAGCACGCAAACAGAGTGACCATGGCTTGCCAG ACACAGTGAGTCTGGGACACAGCTCACAGCAAGCGAAGGCTCTGACCGAGGATGACGTCCACCAATGGAAGAAGAGATTACGCACGGCAAAGAGTGCCGAGTCATTGCTCTCCCTCGCCAGCTCCAGTCGCAGCTCCAGCAGTCATGCGTCAAAGGTCAACGATAACCTCATGGTGGTCAATGTGTATGGAG AAGAAAAGCGACATATGTATCACAAACGATCTCTCTCATCGGACGCCACAGCGATCCTACACCACCATTCCATGTACGACGGAAACCGGGAGATGGCTGTTGATGTCAATCTTGGAAACGACA ACCATGTAACTGGCACCCCAACCAAAGGCCGAAAGTCTCGAGTGGATCGCCCTGAGCGACAGGAATCATTCGTCCGCGGCGACAAGACGCGCCAGGCTCTACACCGCCGGACCCCGTCCGCCCCCAACACCCCTCGCAACGAACGTAGCTCCAGTGCGACTCGCCAGAAAAACTCGACCCCCCACAAAACTTTCTCCCAGCCAGCGTTGGAGAGCCGCGACCCGCAGCACCACTACAATGGCGACGAGAGTTTCTCCTCGGAGGAAGCAATGGACGACGAAGTGACATTCAGACCGCGTGGAGATCCAGCCACGCTCGTCCAAGTGGAACAGCAAGGGGGCATGGTCACGTACATCCCACGGTCAGATAACCGGGAACCTGGGGGAGTGAGGCGGCAAGGCAAATCGTCAAGCCGATCTGCGGAGGAGCTGACGGCTCACAAACGCGGAGCCAAGTCTTCACCACAGAGCAGGAAGAAGGCAAAAGGCTGCGGAGGAGAGAAAAGTGTCGGGTTCGCTAAGCATAATGATGAAGTAGATTCGCAAAATGGTGGTGCGTCGTCGAAAAGAGTTCAAATAGATGATGCACCGGTTAATAAGCCAATCGAAACACAGTATTTTTACTCTCGTCATCATGACTACGCAGAGATTTTGTCGGACGGCGAGAGTGGCGACAAAGTGAAAGAGAAGTCAGGTTCGAAGGAAACATTGATTAACAGTGATTCTCAGTCGAAGGATTCGTCGTTTGTTTGTTCTCCGACCAGCATGACGTCACTCATAGACCACATAGACCAGCAGTTTTCCGGGAGAGTCCATTTTCATCTGGAGTCTCCGGATAGGTCACCAGAAAACCGACGGGGGGCAAGCTCTGAAGAGAATCAGGTACATACAAACACTCGTGACGGACAGCTGGTTTCCGAAATAAAAACCGAAAACATTTCTACGCGACCGACGGATTTCCAAGAAGTCGGATCTCTTCAGTTTAAACAGGTGAGTGCCCCAGAGCAGAGTCCTCACCTTCCCTCCAGTATCGAAGTCTTGGAGAGCAACATCAAAAAAATCCAGCACAAGCCGCCACCTCACATGAGCAAGTGTCTTAGTGTTCCATTGGACATTGCTAAGTCTCTAGAAAACGTCACATCGGACAGTAACTTCGACCTCATGTCGTCCGTGACGATAAGCGAACTCTCACAGTCGGTCGACAGCTTTAATCTCAGTCTGTGCGGTGATTCCCCCATGGGGGATGCAAGACGTAGGAGGAGTGCATCCCTCGATAGTCTGACGGACTCCCCCATGACGAGAACGCTGCGTGAAATAAATCTTCAGATCGACACCGCGTTTAAGAGAGACGTCGATCGTGCTCTCGAACTGGAGGACAAGGGATACAACAGACATGCCAGCTCTGATAACATGATGCCTCTACACATTGATGAGGAAACCATAACACCAACCAACCCTCCGGAAATCGACTTTCCGGAATACGCAAGAATCGACAAGAGAAAAAACACTAGCACTGCTGTGAACAAGAGGCACAGTGGTCTGTTCATCGAACTCAGTCCAGATAAAAAGATCTCGCCCACGAAAGAGTTTGATATTATTTCCGGAAATATCCGGTCTCCTCAGAGAAAAGTGGAATTTCCTCGAGAAGACAGTTTCCCGAATATTGTGCCAAATAAGATGAATGGGAATTCTCCCGTTGATAGCGCAGAGAAGTCCAGTTACATCGACAGACCCTCGGAGATACGAATTGTCGAGACTCCCGCACCGCAGGTGATCCGGGCTCCATTACATGTGCAACAGCAGCAGTCGGTCGAGCAGGCCTCGATCACCAATGTCGCCAACATCTGTGCACAGCAAGACTCGTCATcttcatcgtcgtcatcatcgtcCGATTCTGAATCGGACAGCTCCACAGCATCAGACAGCATCACCAGCAGTGTCGAGTTCATCAGCCACCAGCCGTCTCCACGGTCGCCCCGCACCCAGCTTCAGTCAGATCATTCGAGTCCATCTGCAGTGTCCAGACGCTTAGGTTCGTACAGTGCTGGGTGTGATTCGGACGCCATCGATGACCTTCAGTGGCGACAGAGTCCGGTGTTCGCCGACGTCAGCCAGTTCGTGTATGGCGGCCGGAAGTCAAAGACAAGTCCCGTGGATTCCGGAGGACAGCGGTCCAGTCCCAGTGTTCATTTCGGTAGCGCGAGTTCCACGGATAGCAGTCCCAGACCGAGTCCTAGGGCCAGTCCCAGACAACTTCTCGGTGGGGTGGACCAGTTTGGAGGATCGGCACACCACCACCCGGATCACTCATGTACAGGACACCTGGCCGTTCCTGGCAACTGTTCTCCACCACACGCGGACTGGACACCCATCCCAGCACCACGGAAACATCTAGCACAGTCTGACGCAACTCACGTGTCTAACACTCATGACCCAGGGTCGAAGTTCATGTCCTCCTCTACTCATGACCAAAGGTCAAAGTTCATGTCCTCATCCTACGATCAGGGGTCAAAGTTCGCGTCCTCGACCCACGATCAGGGGTCAAAGTTCATGACCTCATTTCCATGTTTTTCAAACGGACAGTTTCATTCATCACCTTCACTTCCGGAAGTTCACGTCGACCACAATACCATGACGATAGAAAAGCCGACGATAAAACGATCAACCACAGAATCGGGTCTCGCCGACCGGATACCAAGCACCACTGATCAAAGACGGGAGGAATATTACTCATCACAAACATTCCCACGGAAAGACGCGGATAGGAAACACGTACACACCCATCCAGATGTGTTGTGGCTGGATTCGAAATCTGTTGAACCCATGGATGTGTCTCCGACCACGTATGGTGGAGGCAGCGGTAGTCCTCTGCCGCTGACAGGTCAAAGGTCAGATCAGTGTCAGTCGAACGATTATAACCTGCCTGGTTTTCGTAGTCACATCAGTGACTTGTTGGAACCGGAAACGTCAAACACTTCGACATCGTTCACAATATCCGCCCCATCGAGGGCCGTTGATCCAAGTTACACAATGGAGGTGGAGACCTGTGTCGAAGTCACAGCCAACTATTCATCTCCCAGTCCCAGCCACTCGTGTTTGACAATCGTGAACAGTGGTAGGGAGGAAGTTCCTGTGTCGCAACATTCTTCAGGATATAATCCGATACCTGCAAGAGCTAATCAGTCGGGAATGATTCCTCCTCAGAACACGTCGGTCAGTGCCGACGTTTGTCTTCAAGCTGCTTCTAGATCGGACTGTGGTCTCTCACCATCTTCCTTGTTCATAGAACCCACCTCACCTCAAACACCAACCGACGGCAGAGTAGTTTCACCTAACACGAAAGACTATTCAGCCGATCTGGCTCCTCCAACAAGGGAGGTAATGGAAATGAAGAGGCCCACTCTAAAAAGGGGAGAGAAATCTCCTTCGTTGCCGAGACAGATGGGGCAGGACGATATCTCGAGAACTGTGATCATTAAAGAGATAACGTCGCAGCGAGGCGATGCCAAGCTGGTGATAGAGTGCAAACCAAATCTGAAGAAAAATATTCAGACGGTGCATTCGCGCAAAGTGCCGCACCCACCACGACAGATAGCAGAAGCTGTGGACGATGTTTCCGATTCGGTGACTCCAGACATGTCCAGCACTGGACCGTCAGACGTCGACCCCTCGGGGATCTCTAGTCAGGATGAAGATGTGTTCTCCGACACTAGTGATGCATTCACTCGATTCAGCGTGAGGTCGCGACGCTCACCCTCGGGAGACAAACCTCATTTGTTGAAATGCGTGTCTAAAAGAGAAAGCACAGCGTCTAAGTGCGAGATGAGTCGTTTCGATGACATGATTGGAAGTAGGTCATCGCTGGACGAATCCGTGTTACAGCTGGCGTCGGAGCGACACGATATCTTCGGAGCCAGCGACAGCGACGGTGGGGACTTCAACTACAACACGGGCTCGCTCCGAGTGAAACGCTCACAGAAGATGCAGTCACTCGTGGACCTGTTCGAAAAAGTATCTGACCAGAACTTGGCGGAGAGTGGTTGTCAGGGCGACGACAAACGACTGTCGATGTCGCTGCCAACGTCGTCAAGCACGCAGCAAGCAGAGCGTGACCAGGACACAGATGACGAAGCGTTCTTCCCTCCACCTCGCGTGTCGAGTATCTCGCTGACCCGGAGGTCACGGTCACGCGAGAGGGTCAGAAAGGCAGGTTCCGACAAGGAAAACCACATTACCTCACGAAGTCCCACGCCAAACAGACGGCAGTTATCTTCGTCAGATCGCTACGCCGGTGGACAGCAGAAATCATCTTCTTCACCCGCGACAAAAGACTATCATGGCAAAGGAAGTGCGAAGTACACGTCGTTCAGTAAGCCGCCCCGTTACCGCAGCGGGTCGCGAGGTCGCACGCACAGTGAGTCTTCGACTTCAGAATCGGAGAGCTCGCAACATTTAGATGGTTCCTTTCACGGCCGGTATGGCGATCCCGGTGGTGCGAACACCGGAGGAAACGACAACAGTGTGTTGAGAGATGTTAATTCGAGTTGGGGAGACAAGAAATCGCTCGTAGTTCAGCGCGAAGGCGTTGAACGGACGCCCGACCGATCCGGTGTGCAGAGGCGAGGGAGCATAAAAGAACTGATGGACTTTTTCGAGAGTCGTCAAGGAGAAGAATCCAGCTCGACGTCTGGGTCGACATCAACCCCGTCGACGACTCCTACTCCTACACAGCCGCGACGAAGCAGAATACAGAGTGGTTCACCGGTCCGGGGGGATGAGTTGTCCCTGGCAACCAGAGACATGGCCACCACCAGTTCTCTACGACTGAGTCTGGAAATCCCCAGCAGTGCTGCAGTAGATGCTAACAGGAAGTCTCAGCCACTGAGGCTGGGACCGAAACCTTTCTATGGTGCAAAACACTGA